Genomic DNA from Mixophyes fleayi isolate aMixFle1 chromosome 7, aMixFle1.hap1, whole genome shotgun sequence:
TATCTTAATATTTGGAACTATTCATTATGTTCTTTATCAAAACtagaaaaacagccccaaaagCATGATACTGCCACCACAATGCTTCATAGCAGATATAGTGCTCGATGAGCTGTGTTGTCTTTGCACCAAAAACATATTTTAGAATTAAGAATAAAAAGTTCAAActtggtctcatcagaccataAAACTTTTGCCATCATTGTTTGGAGtgattcaatatatttttttgcaaaattttgaaggttttttttttttgcgagaAATGGCTTCTGTCTGTCACAATAGCCCATAGCCCAGACATGTGCAGAATACAGGAGATTGTTTTAACAGACAGAGAATGACCTGTTCCTGGCAGAAGTTACGGAAGCTCCTTTACTGTTGCCGTAGGCCTCTTGGTAGCCTCAATGATGAGTTTTCTCCTTGTCCtgtcatcaaatttggagggATATCCTGATCTTGACAATGTCCCGCATTTTCTCTACCTTTTCTCCACCTACTGATGATAGTGCACTGTGTTCCATGGTAAGCGTAATGCCTTTGAAATTATTGAAATAATTTTCAATTATTTAATACCTTTCAATAATGAGATCCAATagatatttttaaaactgttgtGGACCATGGCTATCCCAGTTGGATGCAACCAAGGAAACTGCAAGGAAATTCTACAGGAACTGCTGATCTTTATTTCCAGTTAATCACAATCCCTTGTATTGCTGGCAGCTATGTGCTATTTACCCTTGAACCTGATTTTGAATGTTATTGATTAACTTTGAACACAGCTACAGCCCTGTTATGAAATGGTGCTCACATCTATGTGACCAGGGTATTGTAGCTCTGttagtttcatttatttttcttacaattATTTCACTCCAATTATGTTGATTGCAATGTTACATTAAAGGGTGAACGAAGGTATGATGGGGTTTATCTTGATTCAGGCTTTACATTACATATATCTGCAAtgtcaataagggtgtgtagacttgtTATAGTCACTGTAACTCCCCATAGGTTATGATACGGCTATATTTATAGACATGATCGAATAGAACCCTATAACTTTGTTCATGTCCAACCCACGTGCAAGTAATGGGTGCTCATTTATGCAGTTATTGTTAAATAATTGTGCTCCTACTGTCCTAAAATGGAGAAAAAGCAAAGTAAAATcctaaattattagcatttatttatgcaGCAACAACACAGTTTGCAATACTAGAGAAATTTATTCAGGTTCATCAGTTTCTGATCAGCAGAACTTCCAATCTTAACTTTCCTACCTTCAACAAACACACCAGGGTGTAAATTAATTAAGGAGCCTTTTTTTGTAATGGGCCAATATTCGtggactttgacagctaaatataAAACGGCactgtgtttaaaggcaagttaTCCCTTgaaacacattgccattttaaatttagctgtcaaattACCTGAATATCGGTATTGGAATACAGGTATTCagaacggtggtagtcagcatatcgatgctgactacaccgacaacacttgcCCCGAACATCTTCAGTCCGGATGCCTGCTTCCCGACAAGGATCCACGGTTCTGTAAAGCTACTTCAGACACTGCGAAAAGAAGCCATTTTGTTGCACTATACACCTAAATTATGGCAACTTACTGATAGAAGATGATTTCTTACCAGAAAAAGAAGTAATGTAACATAACTTGTGATTGTTTCTTTAACCAGTGCATGTGTAACATACAACACATGTGTCCTACAATATAGTAGTAAATGTATGATATTTGGCTTGTACTCACAGGTGTGCACATCTCATTTGTGTAATTACAGAGATGGATGTCACAATGCAAATAGACAACATATAAATCCTTGACATAGCCGAAGAGCTGGACTGAAAACTGTCCATTCGGAGATTTTCCATTTGAAATTACATTAATAGTGGAATCCTGTTGGCTGCGGCAGCTGTAACATAACATTGGGAGATAATAAGATCATTTTCTTGATTTGAAATTTGAATAGAATTAAAATTATTGATTATTGCTAAATCATCCTATTGACAATGGTCACTAAAAGTGCTAGACAGTATGTCAGTTGAGAATTAGAAATAAACAATAGAAAATTGTAAATCTACTTAGTAATACTAGTTTCTGCAGCTCTACATATCATTGTCTTAGCTTATACTGCGTAAAACAAATCAGACTTTCCTGTGATAAACATACCTGTTCTTTATTATATCATATTTTGCTGAGGTTGATGCATTCATTGAACCTGTAGCATAGCAATTTCTCATCAGTACATAAAACTGAGAGCTAGCTGCTGATTTTAGCATGACTCCAACGTACAAAATGGTTTTGGATGTCAGTAGAACTTCTGAGCCCTCATAGGGTGTTTTGTAGCTTGAGTCTTGAAAGAAAGCCATAGTTACCAGTTGATCTCCTGTTCCTTCCACACTAACAACAATTGAGCTGTAGTAACAAATAATGtctgttattttatataataataaaaatatcctCAGTGCTGTGTGAATAATGGGAGAAtgcaattattattgt
This window encodes:
- the LOC142098022 gene encoding pancreatic secretory granule membrane major glycoprotein GP2-like, whose translation is MSVRHFKNNKTHVIFKNTIYISMDSSFVGEIMVNIDFSCVYPLDMQLSLETAVMPFSSSIVVSVEGTGDQLVTMAFFQDSSYKTPYEGSEVLLTSKTILYVGVMLKSAASSQFYVLMRNCYATGSMNASTSAKYDIIKNSCRSQQDSTINVISNGKSPNGQFSVQLFGYVKDLYVVYLHCDIHLCNYTNEMCTPVISCLERAGESIYGDEVGDVGSSEVGVNLVHEGEEFEDLVGEE